In Paenibacillus ihbetae, the following are encoded in one genomic region:
- a CDS encoding carbohydrate ABC transporter permease has protein sequence MKATFGEKVFQTLNYVFLTAAAATMLFPLVQLLAVSFSSPVAADSKEVFLLPVEFTTASWEHILKNQGLWTSFGITVYITVVGTLLSMLFSVMTAYPLSRREFLLRKPVMLGIVLTMIFNAPMIPFFLTVRELGMMNSLWALILPGLIGTFNMIIIRTFFMGIPGELDDSARIDGCSDFGILFRIYLPLSKPVVATVSLFYAVGYWNTFSRAVLFIRDPEKWPLQMKLRAYLQSPEELAAVNMFLGDFDFNTTTLKAATILFATIPIILVYPYLQKYFVKGSMLGSLKE, from the coding sequence ATGAAAGCGACATTCGGAGAAAAAGTGTTTCAGACGTTGAATTATGTATTTCTGACCGCCGCCGCGGCGACGATGCTCTTCCCGCTTGTGCAGCTGTTGGCCGTATCGTTCAGCTCACCGGTTGCCGCCGATTCCAAGGAAGTGTTTCTGCTGCCTGTGGAATTTACGACCGCTTCATGGGAGCATATTTTGAAAAATCAAGGCCTGTGGACATCCTTCGGCATCACCGTATATATTACGGTCGTCGGGACGCTCCTCAGCATGCTGTTCTCGGTCATGACGGCCTATCCGCTGTCCCGTCGCGAGTTTCTGCTGCGCAAGCCGGTCATGCTCGGCATCGTGCTGACAATGATTTTCAACGCGCCGATGATCCCGTTCTTCCTGACCGTTCGCGAGCTCGGCATGATGAACTCGTTGTGGGCCCTGATCCTGCCGGGCCTGATCGGCACATTCAATATGATCATCATTCGAACCTTTTTCATGGGCATTCCCGGCGAATTGGACGATTCGGCGAGAATAGACGGGTGCAGCGATTTCGGCATCCTGTTCCGCATCTACCTGCCCTTATCCAAGCCGGTCGTGGCGACGGTGAGCTTGTTCTACGCGGTCGGTTACTGGAATACCTTCTCCCGGGCCGTGCTGTTTATCCGCGATCCGGAGAAATGGCCGCTTCAGATGAAGCTTCGGGCGTATCTGCAATCCCCGGAGGAGCTGGCCGCGGTCAATATGTTTCTGGGCGACTTCGATTTTAACACGACAACTTTGAAAGCGGCTACAATCTTATTTGCGACGATTCCGATCATTCTGGTGTATCCGTATCTGCAAAAATATTTCGTCAAAGGCTCGATGCTCGGCTCGCTAAAGGAATAG